In Bradyrhizobium erythrophlei, a single genomic region encodes these proteins:
- a CDS encoding VOC family protein: MKQGDFVWYELATTELDAAQRFYEHATAAWSIVPMDMPGMDYRIANVGGRGVGGLMPILPEMQGQSPSWRGYINVNDVDAMAVRVKGAGGAVHYGPDDIPEVGRFAVCADPQGAMFMIFKGSGEPPADLSPETPGAVGWHELYTSDWQAGWSFYSGLFGWEKAIAVDMGGGGTYQTFNINGVHAGGMMNLPGEPPAWLFYITVDDIKAAAKRITDSGAIILNGPMEVPGGSWIVQARDPQGAAFAISGPNKG; encoded by the coding sequence ATGAAGCAGGGTGATTTCGTTTGGTATGAACTGGCTACCACCGAGCTGGACGCCGCGCAGCGCTTCTACGAGCATGCCACCGCAGCCTGGTCGATCGTGCCGATGGACATGCCCGGCATGGACTACCGCATCGCCAACGTCGGCGGGCGCGGTGTCGGCGGGCTCATGCCGATATTGCCCGAAATGCAGGGTCAGAGTCCGAGCTGGCGCGGCTACATCAACGTCAACGACGTCGATGCCATGGCCGTGCGCGTGAAAGGTGCCGGTGGAGCGGTGCATTATGGCCCGGACGACATCCCCGAGGTTGGCCGCTTCGCGGTGTGCGCCGATCCGCAAGGCGCGATGTTCATGATCTTCAAGGGCTCCGGCGAACCGCCCGCGGATCTTTCGCCCGAAACGCCGGGCGCGGTCGGCTGGCACGAACTCTATACGAGCGACTGGCAAGCAGGCTGGTCGTTCTACTCCGGCCTATTTGGCTGGGAGAAGGCGATTGCCGTCGACATGGGCGGCGGCGGAACCTACCAGACGTTCAACATCAACGGCGTCCATGCCGGCGGCATGATGAACCTACCGGGCGAGCCGCCCGCATGGCTGTTTTACATCACCGTCGACGACATCAAGGCGGCCGCCAAGCGGATCACAGACAGCGGCGCCATCATCCTGAACGGCCCGATGGAGGTGCCGGGTGGCAGCTGGATCGTACAGGCGCGCGATCCGCAGGGCGCAGCCTTCGCTATCTCTGGTCCGAACAAGGGATAA
- a CDS encoding DoxX family protein yields MEMKIHWIRYLGAGLSALVILFLALDAGMKIIGAAASVTATGQLGFRPDLVPILGWILAIATVLYAVPKTSSLGAVLLTGYLGGAVAVQFQHGAPLATHVLFGVYLGTLAWSGLWLRSEGLQAVLPVSR; encoded by the coding sequence ATGGAGATGAAAATTCATTGGATACGTTATCTGGGCGCCGGATTAAGCGCTCTCGTCATACTTTTCCTGGCGCTGGACGCCGGCATGAAGATTATCGGTGCGGCCGCTTCGGTCACGGCGACCGGCCAGTTGGGTTTCCGGCCTGATCTGGTCCCGATCCTCGGCTGGATACTGGCCATCGCGACAGTCTTGTACGCGGTACCCAAGACGAGTTCGTTGGGTGCGGTATTGCTGACCGGATATCTCGGTGGTGCAGTTGCCGTGCAGTTCCAGCACGGCGCGCCCCTTGCTACACACGTGCTGTTCGGAGTGTATCTCGGCACTCTCGCCTGGAGCGGACTATGGCTACGCTCCGAAGGTCTGCAAGCGGTCTTGCCTGTGAGTAGATGA
- a CDS encoding septal ring lytic transglycosylase RlpA family protein has protein sequence MRSSFRIVGLAAVLFIASSAQAHSRGFAWFFAHSKPHGACSGQHVVATYYFSGRRTASGQAFNSGGYTAAHRTLPFGSQVTVTNPDNGRSVTVVINDRGPFTHGVTLDLAHGAARAIGMHGTQWVCMN, from the coding sequence ATGCGTTCGTCGTTTCGCATCGTTGGCTTGGCGGCAGTGCTGTTCATCGCATCGTCAGCGCAGGCCCATAGTCGAGGTTTCGCCTGGTTCTTCGCCCACTCCAAACCTCATGGCGCCTGTTCCGGGCAGCATGTGGTCGCGACTTACTATTTCTCGGGACGGCGAACCGCGAGCGGTCAGGCCTTCAATAGCGGAGGATATACGGCCGCGCACCGAACGCTGCCTTTCGGATCGCAGGTAACGGTTACCAATCCCGATAACGGGAGGTCCGTGACGGTGGTCATCAACGACCGCGGACCGTTTACGCACGGGGTTACGCTCGATCTGGCTCACGGCGCGGCCCGCGCGATCGGCATGCACGGCACGCAGTGGGTGTGCATGAACTAA
- a CDS encoding putative bifunctional diguanylate cyclase/phosphodiesterase yields MLHTTAHAFAYHQVLVLIAGAVCLFGTWIGMRHFARARATEGPTRHGWLFMASVGTGVALWASTFISILALDPLMVSAFEPVATGLVLAIAITACLIAFEIGSRHFPLAPEIGGLVMGVGVLAMHAVALAGWNIEGSFDLNLSGAALTVVLGLGLSIVAVNRANRPVTRWCRHGAAISFAVMICAMHYSLVAAATVVPDASITLPPGLLPAHFLSVAVVGAVLLVMGNGFSTYIIDQRVRTESADRIHQLSFNDTMTGLPNRIAFNERLAFDSAEAHEKAQKLAAFSIDLDGFKDINDLYGHGAGDLLLIDVAERMRKQLSSSEFLARQSGDEFLALKTSPNHPQDAHAFAMRISKAFASPFTVQGYPVNLTASIGYSIFPTDTPERDQLLSNAKLAMYRGKTGQGGSICAYSREMDDSARKRRALARDLEHAAQRQELFLNYQLQMSLNNGRICGAEALMRWKHPKLGMVSPAEFIPLAEETEAIIDMGEWALRAACRDAAEGKIPGNIAVNLSPIQFGRDDLAEMIHGILIETGLSPERLEVEVTESTIMSDQSRGLHILRKLKAMGISVAMDDFGTGYSSLATLHAFPFDKIKLDQTFVKRLPNDAAAAAIVRTVLALGESLRMPVLAEGIETEAQWDFLAREGCAKGQGFLFARPVAVTALPGAIAAAAHFERDDAPDAGHEAATVAA; encoded by the coding sequence ATGCTCCACACCACTGCTCACGCCTTTGCCTATCATCAAGTCCTGGTCCTGATCGCAGGCGCCGTATGCCTGTTCGGCACCTGGATCGGCATGCGCCACTTCGCGCGCGCCCGCGCCACCGAAGGCCCGACCCGCCATGGCTGGCTGTTCATGGCCTCCGTCGGCACCGGAGTTGCGTTGTGGGCCTCGACCTTTATTTCAATTCTGGCGCTCGACCCTTTGATGGTCAGCGCCTTCGAACCGGTCGCAACCGGCCTGGTTCTTGCGATTGCGATCACAGCCTGCCTCATCGCTTTTGAGATCGGCAGCCGGCATTTTCCCCTCGCGCCGGAAATTGGCGGCCTCGTCATGGGCGTCGGCGTTCTTGCCATGCATGCCGTCGCGCTGGCGGGCTGGAATATCGAAGGCAGTTTCGACCTCAACCTCTCGGGCGCGGCGCTGACGGTCGTGCTTGGCCTGGGCTTAAGCATCGTTGCCGTCAACCGCGCCAATCGCCCGGTGACCCGCTGGTGCCGCCATGGCGCCGCGATCTCGTTCGCCGTCATGATCTGCGCGATGCATTACTCGCTGGTGGCCGCCGCCACCGTCGTGCCGGATGCGTCCATCACCTTGCCCCCCGGCCTGTTGCCTGCGCATTTCCTTAGCGTCGCCGTGGTCGGTGCGGTGCTTCTGGTCATGGGCAACGGATTTTCGACCTACATCATCGATCAGCGCGTGCGGACGGAATCGGCCGACCGCATTCACCAATTGTCGTTCAACGACACCATGACGGGATTGCCGAACCGCATCGCCTTCAACGAACGTCTCGCGTTCGACAGCGCCGAGGCCCACGAAAAGGCGCAAAAGCTTGCCGCCTTCTCGATCGACCTCGACGGCTTCAAGGACATCAACGACCTCTATGGCCACGGTGCCGGCGATCTGCTGCTGATCGACGTTGCAGAGCGCATGCGCAAGCAGCTCTCATCCAGCGAATTCCTGGCGCGCCAGAGCGGCGATGAATTCCTGGCGCTCAAGACATCGCCCAATCACCCGCAGGACGCCCATGCCTTTGCGATGCGCATCTCGAAGGCCTTCGCGAGCCCGTTCACGGTCCAGGGCTATCCGGTCAATCTGACCGCCTCGATCGGCTACTCGATTTTCCCGACGGATACGCCCGAGCGCGACCAGCTCCTGAGCAATGCCAAGCTCGCGATGTATCGTGGCAAGACCGGCCAGGGCGGCTCGATCTGTGCCTACAGCCGCGAAATGGACGACAGCGCCCGCAAGCGCCGCGCGCTCGCCCGCGATCTCGAGCATGCCGCGCAGCGTCAGGAGCTCTTCCTGAACTATCAGCTTCAGATGTCGCTCAACAACGGCAGGATCTGCGGCGCCGAAGCCTTGATGCGATGGAAGCACCCGAAACTCGGCATGGTTTCGCCGGCGGAATTCATTCCGCTCGCCGAAGAGACCGAGGCGATCATCGACATGGGCGAATGGGCGCTGCGCGCCGCCTGTCGCGATGCCGCCGAAGGCAAGATTCCCGGCAACATCGCCGTCAACCTCTCGCCGATCCAGTTCGGCCGCGACGACCTCGCCGAGATGATCCACGGCATCCTGATCGAGACCGGTCTTTCGCCGGAACGTCTTGAGGTCGAGGTCACGGAATCGACCATCATGTCGGACCAGAGCCGCGGGCTGCACATCCTGCGCAAGCTGAAGGCCATGGGCATTTCGGTGGCGATGGACGACTTCGGCACCGGCTACTCGTCACTGGCGACGCTGCACGCCTTCCCGTTCGACAAGATCAAGCTCGACCAGACCTTCGTCAAACGCCTGCCCAACGACGCGGCGGCGGCGGCGATCGTCCGCACCGTGCTTGCGCTCGGCGAAAGCCTGCGCATGCCGGTTCTGGCCGAAGGCATCGAGACCGAAGCGCAATGGGACTTCCTGGCGCGCGAAGGCTGCGCCAAGGGCCAGGGCTTTCTGTTCGCGAGGCCCGTGGCGGTGACGGCATTGCCCGGCGCGATTGCGGCGGCCGCGCATTTCGAACGCGACGACGCCCCTGACGCCGGGCACGAAGCCGCGACGGTCGCGGCGTAA
- a CDS encoding TetR/AcrR family transcriptional regulator, whose translation MVTRQRILDVAKELFTARGVDQVTLGEIASDAGVSTPTLYALFQSKTGILKAVVERAFFNPRYAEIAQRAEKATEPGEVLRITASISRVILDGERDEIGLMRGVSVLSSDLKAIEAELEAVRFKIQEARARRLVKFVPAARRLGLGRVRDILWMYTGRDVYRMLVLERGWSSDEYESWLATTLIKTLMT comes from the coding sequence TTGGTCACGCGTCAGCGTATCCTTGACGTCGCAAAGGAGCTTTTCACCGCGCGTGGCGTGGACCAGGTCACGCTCGGCGAAATTGCATCCGATGCGGGCGTTTCAACGCCGACCCTCTATGCGCTGTTCCAGTCAAAAACCGGCATTCTGAAAGCCGTCGTCGAGCGCGCCTTCTTCAATCCGCGCTATGCCGAAATTGCCCAGCGGGCGGAGAAAGCCACGGAACCCGGGGAGGTTCTGCGAATTACAGCCTCGATCTCGCGGGTCATTCTGGATGGGGAGCGCGATGAGATCGGTCTCATGCGCGGCGTCTCGGTGTTGTCGTCTGATCTGAAGGCAATCGAAGCAGAGCTGGAGGCGGTGCGCTTTAAGATCCAGGAGGCGCGTGCCAGGCGATTGGTCAAGTTTGTGCCGGCTGCCCGCCGTCTCGGCCTTGGTCGCGTCCGCGACATTTTGTGGATGTATACGGGCCGTGACGTCTATCGGATGCTCGTGCTGGAGCGTGGCTGGTCATCCGACGAATACGAAAGCTGGCTCGCTACGACGCTCATCAAAACACTGATGACATGA
- a CDS encoding MBL fold metallo-hydrolase, with product MRKLLNASSWLFAVCAVFAMQTAFAADATPAWHADLTEVRQMAGMIPGPRPLRVNVIKVAESRRTKNFAVKGLPAEPSVQARTAYQIVYADGTVMVDTGMDLDTHRFFGRGVEEPYFPEAQARVEKALQKAKAIIVTHEHGDHVGGLIRSGHFAELAPKAVLTRAQLDTLLNAPQIPELKPTTDVTSRLQIIDYNRYMAFAPGTVLIKAPGHTPGSQMVYVTLQSGKELLLAGDVAWHMDAVRLNRPKDAPWIKEPAELMTAELDWLNGLSRSENNLSIVISHDEEQRRAYIEQGVLGDGFE from the coding sequence ATGCGCAAACTGTTGAACGCGTCGTCGTGGCTTTTTGCAGTATGCGCGGTATTTGCCATGCAGACGGCGTTCGCTGCCGATGCCACGCCAGCGTGGCACGCCGACCTCACCGAGGTCCGCCAGATGGCCGGCATGATTCCGGGCCCGCGACCCTTACGCGTCAACGTGATCAAGGTCGCCGAAAGCCGGCGCACGAAGAATTTCGCGGTCAAGGGACTGCCGGCCGAACCCAGCGTGCAGGCGCGCACCGCATACCAGATCGTCTATGCCGACGGCACGGTCATGGTCGATACCGGCATGGACCTTGATACCCATCGCTTCTTCGGCCGCGGCGTCGAAGAGCCTTATTTCCCGGAAGCGCAGGCGCGCGTCGAGAAAGCCTTACAAAAGGCGAAGGCGATCATCGTCACCCATGAGCATGGCGACCATGTCGGCGGCCTCATCCGCAGCGGCCACTTCGCCGAGCTGGCGCCAAAAGCCGTCCTGACGCGCGCGCAGCTCGACACGCTGCTCAACGCGCCGCAGATTCCCGAACTGAAGCCGACGACAGATGTGACGTCACGGCTTCAGATCATCGACTACAACAGATATATGGCGTTCGCGCCGGGCACCGTGCTGATCAAGGCGCCCGGTCACACGCCGGGCTCGCAGATGGTCTATGTGACGCTGCAATCGGGCAAGGAGTTGTTGCTGGCCGGCGATGTCGCCTGGCACATGGACGCGGTGCGCCTGAACCGGCCGAAGGATGCGCCGTGGATCAAGGAGCCCGCCGAGCTGATGACGGCCGAACTCGACTGGCTCAACGGCCTGTCCCGCAGCGAGAACAACCTGTCGATCGTGATCAGCCACGACGAGGAACAGCGCCGCGCCTATATCGAGCAAGGCGTGCTCGGCGATGGGTTCGAGTGA
- a CDS encoding lectin, with amino-acid sequence MSGFAKTISRLALVSSVALLAGVAAQPAQAQSANTTFFVTSAGPGKGGDLGGIEGADKHCQMLATAAGATAKTWHAYLSTQAADGKPAVNARDRIGKGPWQNSKGTVIAKDVADLHSAANNLTKQTALSEKGEVINGRGDTPNRHDALTGSQPDGTAFAAGEDKTCKNWTSSTQGAAVVGHTDRIGLRDDDASKSWNSSHPSRGPDGGCSQADFKSTGGDGLLYCFAAN; translated from the coding sequence ATGTCGGGTTTTGCCAAAACCATTTCGCGTCTCGCGCTGGTCTCGTCGGTCGCACTGCTGGCGGGCGTTGCCGCGCAGCCGGCGCAGGCCCAATCGGCCAACACCACCTTCTTCGTCACCTCGGCCGGTCCCGGCAAGGGCGGGGACCTCGGCGGAATCGAGGGCGCTGACAAGCATTGTCAGATGTTGGCAACGGCCGCCGGCGCCACCGCCAAGACCTGGCACGCTTATCTCTCGACGCAGGCCGCCGACGGCAAGCCCGCCGTCAATGCGCGCGACCGCATCGGCAAGGGACCGTGGCAGAATTCAAAGGGCACCGTGATCGCCAAGGACGTTGCCGACCTGCACAGCGCGGCCAACAACCTCACCAAGCAGACCGCGCTCAGCGAAAAGGGCGAGGTGATCAACGGCCGCGGCGATACGCCGAACCGTCACGACGCCCTGACCGGATCGCAACCCGACGGCACCGCGTTCGCGGCCGGCGAAGACAAGACGTGCAAGAACTGGACGAGCTCGACCCAAGGTGCGGCGGTGGTCGGCCATACCGACCGCATCGGCCTGCGCGACGACGACGCCTCGAAGTCGTGGAACTCTTCGCATCCCTCGCGCGGTCCGGATGGCGGCTGTTCGCAAGCCGACTTCAAGAGCACCGGCGGCGACGGCCTGCTGTATTGTTTCGCGGCAAACTAA
- a CDS encoding alkaline phosphatase family protein: protein MRGFRNCFLSTAAIAAAMLAVGVAVARADDDDGRSHRHGHKHVLLISVDGMHAIDLQRWIESHPGGNFAKLADHGVVYPNALTTAPSDSYPGMLALVTGGTAKTGGLFYDDSYDRTAYPSKSFYTSQNLPDPGCVGPAGTEITNFEALDKSLADFHGGGIVGQVYTQLDPDNMQRRLVNGVCKPTFPHEYVRTNTVFEVIKAAGKHTVWSDKHPAYEDLAGPSGTGLDELFAPEINAQDTLDAGAKPGDDYTTSFIGVRTYDTLKVNAVLNWIDGNNGAGTQQQTVPAIFGMNFQAVSVGQKLAKAGNADSDKSLVGGYADAVGTPGNALTLQLQFVDDSLGKFINELKKQNIYDETLIIVSAKHGQSPINVKDRVAISDALYANTPGFGTHGFEICDDTAYVWLSPELQQATNPATGHPYYADAKAYIEAHAAQLHITKLLDRDELARIYEDPFHNSRVPDFVALTEHGVICTGGSKLSEHGGWSKDDRNVALVMSSPRIKHARIVDDVTFTTQVAPTILDALGLDPRSLQSVREEGTQSLMRD, encoded by the coding sequence ATGCGTGGTTTTCGTAATTGTTTCCTGTCAACGGCCGCGATCGCGGCGGCAATGCTCGCCGTCGGTGTTGCGGTTGCGCGTGCCGATGACGACGATGGGCGTTCTCACCGGCATGGTCACAAGCATGTGCTGCTAATCAGCGTCGACGGCATGCACGCGATCGATTTGCAGCGCTGGATCGAAAGCCACCCCGGCGGCAACTTCGCCAAGCTTGCCGACCACGGCGTCGTCTATCCCAACGCCCTGACCACCGCACCGTCGGACAGCTATCCCGGCATGCTGGCGCTGGTTACCGGCGGCACGGCGAAGACCGGCGGCCTGTTCTATGACGACAGCTACGACCGCACCGCCTATCCCTCCAAGTCCTTCTACACCAGCCAGAATCTTCCCGATCCGGGTTGCGTGGGTCCGGCCGGAACCGAGATCACCAACTTTGAGGCGCTCGACAAGAGCCTAGCCGACTTCCACGGCGGCGGCATCGTCGGTCAGGTCTATACGCAGCTCGATCCCGACAACATGCAGCGCAGGCTGGTCAACGGCGTATGCAAGCCGACCTTTCCTCACGAGTACGTCCGCACCAACACGGTCTTCGAAGTCATCAAGGCGGCAGGAAAACACACCGTCTGGTCCGACAAGCACCCGGCCTACGAAGACCTCGCGGGTCCGTCGGGCACCGGTCTCGACGAACTCTTTGCGCCGGAGATCAATGCGCAGGATACGCTCGACGCTGGCGCCAAGCCCGGCGACGACTACACCACGAGCTTCATTGGCGTGCGCACCTACGACACGCTGAAAGTGAACGCGGTGCTGAACTGGATCGATGGCAATAACGGCGCGGGAACCCAGCAGCAGACCGTGCCTGCGATCTTCGGCATGAACTTCCAGGCGGTCAGCGTCGGCCAGAAGCTCGCCAAGGCGGGCAACGCCGATAGCGACAAGTCGCTTGTTGGCGGCTATGCCGACGCCGTGGGGACACCCGGTAATGCGCTTACGCTGCAACTCCAGTTCGTGGATGACTCGCTCGGCAAATTCATCAACGAACTCAAGAAGCAGAATATCTACGACGAAACGCTGATCATCGTCAGCGCCAAGCATGGCCAGTCGCCGATCAACGTCAAGGATCGTGTCGCGATCTCCGACGCGCTCTACGCCAACACGCCCGGCTTCGGCACGCACGGCTTCGAGATCTGCGACGACACGGCGTATGTCTGGCTGTCACCGGAATTGCAACAGGCGACCAACCCCGCGACCGGCCATCCCTACTATGCCGACGCCAAGGCCTACATCGAGGCCCACGCGGCTCAGCTGCATATTACCAAGCTGCTCGACCGCGACGAACTGGCCCGGATCTACGAGGATCCGTTCCACAACAGCCGCGTGCCGGACTTCGTCGCGCTCACCGAGCATGGCGTCATCTGCACCGGCGGAAGCAAGCTCTCCGAACACGGCGGCTGGTCCAAGGACGATCGCAACGTGGCGCTGGTGATGTCCTCGCCGCGCATCAAGCACGCCAGGATCGTCGACGACGTCACCTTCACCACTCAGGTCGCGCCGACGATCCTCGACGCGCTCGGCCTCGACCCGCGCAGCCTTCAGTCGGTTCGCGAAGAAGGCACTCAGTCCCTGATGCGCGACTAA
- a CDS encoding peptidyl-alpha-hydroxyglycine alpha-amidating lyase family protein, with amino-acid sequence MKALISAGSVLTAGLVLLATPFLLQPGLAQEGVPQIAFESVADFPKLLDGMNFGEVPGVAVNSKGHVFVFTRSNSASGPAYGPTAAQLLEFTAEGEFIREIGKGLYAWAFAHSVRIDKDDNIWAIDKGSDMVVKFNPAGRVQWVFGRRKESADNAQPWEHVNPPLPPIDGMFREPTDVAWDSKGNIYISDGYINSRVAKFDAHGQWVKSWGEPGTGPGQFHLPHAIAIDNDDNVYVGDRSNHRIQVFDTEGKFLRMFSITVPPDAATRAVYGNTPTGERLAQVIGQPNSICITPGPKQVMFVGESTYPGRIFKVALDGKVLGVIGKSGRELKEFSGAHALACPSENLIYAAETANWRVQKLILH; translated from the coding sequence GTGAAAGCGCTGATATCAGCTGGCTCGGTACTGACCGCAGGTTTGGTGCTGCTGGCAACGCCGTTTCTTCTCCAACCGGGTCTGGCGCAGGAAGGCGTCCCGCAGATTGCCTTCGAGTCGGTGGCGGATTTCCCGAAGCTGCTGGACGGCATGAATTTCGGCGAGGTGCCAGGCGTGGCGGTGAACTCCAAGGGCCACGTCTTCGTGTTCACGCGTTCGAACAGCGCCAGTGGTCCGGCCTATGGGCCGACCGCGGCGCAGCTTCTCGAATTCACCGCCGAGGGCGAATTCATCCGCGAGATCGGCAAGGGCCTCTACGCCTGGGCCTTTGCCCACAGCGTGCGCATCGACAAGGACGACAATATCTGGGCCATCGACAAGGGCTCGGACATGGTCGTGAAGTTCAATCCGGCCGGCCGCGTGCAGTGGGTGTTCGGCCGCCGCAAGGAATCCGCCGACAACGCCCAGCCTTGGGAGCACGTCAATCCGCCGCTGCCGCCGATCGACGGCATGTTCCGCGAGCCGACCGACGTCGCCTGGGACTCCAAAGGCAACATCTACATCAGCGACGGCTATATCAATTCGCGGGTCGCCAAATTCGACGCGCACGGCCAATGGGTGAAATCATGGGGTGAGCCGGGCACCGGGCCGGGCCAGTTTCATCTGCCGCACGCGATCGCCATCGACAACGACGACAATGTTTATGTCGGCGACCGCTCCAACCACCGCATCCAGGTGTTCGACACCGAAGGCAAGTTCTTGAGGATGTTCTCGATCACGGTGCCGCCGGATGCGGCCACGCGCGCCGTCTACGGCAACACGCCGACCGGCGAGCGCCTGGCGCAAGTGATCGGACAGCCCAATTCGATCTGCATCACGCCAGGACCGAAGCAGGTGATGTTCGTCGGTGAATCGACCTATCCGGGCCGCATCTTCAAGGTCGCGCTCGACGGCAAGGTGCTGGGCGTGATCGGCAAATCCGGACGCGAGCTGAAGGAATTCTCAGGCGCGCATGCGCTCGCCTGCCCGTCGGAAAATCTGATCTATGCCGCTGAAACGGCCAATTGGCGGGTGCAGAAGCTGATCCTTCACTGA
- a CDS encoding cupin domain-containing protein: MLALAVCGSPARAEPLAATRLAVDDVKWEGDPAGVRRAYLVGDEKKPGMYAYRVRFPANHKVQPHFHPDERIVTVLSGTLYVGFGEVFDESAMKALPTGSIWTEPVRQPHFVFAKDGEVVFQVVGGNGPSGVTRIEPK, encoded by the coding sequence TTGCTCGCGCTGGCCGTTTGCGGCTCGCCCGCGCGAGCCGAGCCGCTTGCGGCCACACGCCTGGCGGTGGACGACGTCAAATGGGAAGGCGATCCGGCGGGAGTTCGACGGGCGTACCTCGTCGGCGACGAAAAAAAGCCCGGCATGTACGCCTACCGCGTCCGCTTTCCGGCCAACCACAAGGTTCAGCCCCATTTTCATCCCGATGAGCGTATCGTCACCGTGCTGTCCGGCACGCTGTATGTCGGCTTCGGCGAAGTGTTCGACGAGAGCGCCATGAAGGCGCTTCCGACGGGAAGCATCTGGACCGAACCGGTCAGGCAACCCCATTTTGTTTTTGCCAAAGACGGTGAGGTCGTCTTCCAGGTCGTCGGCGGCAACGGACCTTCCGGGGTCACGCGCATCGAGCCGAAATAG
- a CDS encoding tetratricopeptide repeat protein: MALYGRGRAYLAEQDSPNAIADFNEAVRLEPNFVQAYADRGLAYAKRKQYESAIDNYTEALSMEPPERLAASTFSNRCWARFVVGRDPQDTLGDCTKAISLRPGDAWALNTRGFTYLKLGETSRSIADFDAAVALDSKMAISWYGRGLAKRKAGDEQAGDKDIDMAKMMQPDIVEGAAIYDVH, encoded by the coding sequence GTGGCTTTGTATGGTCGGGGGCGCGCGTATCTCGCCGAACAGGACTCGCCAAATGCCATCGCCGATTTTAACGAAGCGGTCCGTTTGGAACCGAATTTCGTACAAGCGTACGCTGACCGGGGCTTGGCCTACGCTAAAAGAAAGCAATATGAAAGCGCGATAGACAACTACACCGAAGCGCTGTCGATGGAGCCGCCCGAGCGGCTCGCAGCATCAACCTTCAGCAATCGCTGTTGGGCGCGCTTCGTAGTTGGCCGCGATCCACAAGACACACTCGGCGATTGTACGAAAGCGATAAGTCTGAGGCCGGGCGACGCTTGGGCGCTCAATACCCGCGGGTTCACTTATCTCAAGCTTGGCGAGACCAGCCGCTCGATTGCGGACTTCGACGCTGCGGTGGCCCTTGACTCCAAGATGGCCATTTCCTGGTATGGACGCGGCCTGGCAAAACGTAAAGCCGGCGACGAACAGGCTGGCGACAAGGATATCGATATGGCGAAGATGATGCAGCCCGACATCGTAGAGGGAGCCGCTATCTACGACGTGCACTGA
- a CDS encoding IS110 family transposase translates to MDHFAGLDVSVKETSVCIVDDTGRIAKELRVASEPDALLRVLGNPAYRFKRIGLEAGPLSQWLFGALAEAGLPVICVETRHMRAVLKAQINKTDRNDARGMAQMMRAGLYRPVHVKTLRSQKLRVLLTHRKLLQSKAIAVDNDLRGTLRNFGLKVGVVGTVKFEARIKELVESFPDLAELVEPLLIVRRTLREQIGILHRRLLAIVRNDDVCRRLMTIPGVGPVVALTYRATVDVPARFRNSKAVGAVFGLTPSRYQSGEIDRPGAISRCGDEMMRAMLYEAAHIMLVRLAKWSWLKAWAMKIARHRGMKKAIVALARRLAVIMHRIWVDGTEFRWSREVTAA, encoded by the coding sequence ATGGACCATTTTGCTGGATTGGACGTATCGGTCAAGGAGACAAGTGTCTGCATTGTGGATGACACGGGCAGGATCGCGAAGGAATTAAGGGTAGCAAGCGAGCCAGACGCTCTGCTGCGGGTTCTGGGGAACCCGGCCTACCGTTTCAAGCGGATCGGATTGGAGGCTGGGCCGCTGTCGCAATGGCTTTTCGGTGCGCTTGCCGAAGCAGGCTTGCCTGTCATCTGTGTCGAGACGCGGCACATGCGGGCGGTTCTGAAGGCGCAGATCAACAAGACGGATCGCAACGATGCGCGCGGTATGGCCCAGATGATGCGGGCGGGGCTTTATCGCCCGGTGCATGTGAAGACGCTACGCAGTCAGAAACTGCGAGTGCTGCTGACCCATCGCAAACTGCTGCAGTCCAAGGCCATCGCCGTCGATAACGACCTGCGAGGGACTTTGCGCAACTTCGGCCTCAAGGTGGGCGTGGTAGGAACGGTGAAGTTCGAGGCGCGCATCAAGGAGCTTGTCGAAAGCTTCCCGGATCTTGCTGAGTTAGTCGAACCGCTGCTGATTGTCCGGCGGACGCTTCGTGAGCAGATCGGCATTCTTCATCGTCGCTTGCTGGCTATCGTTCGGAATGATGATGTGTGCCGGCGCCTGATGACCATCCCGGGTGTTGGTCCCGTTGTGGCGCTGACCTATCGCGCGACTGTCGACGTGCCCGCCCGCTTCCGAAACTCCAAGGCGGTCGGGGCGGTGTTTGGGCTCACGCCTTCCAGGTATCAATCTGGCGAGATTGACCGACCCGGCGCCATATCAAGGTGCGGTGACGAGATGATGCGGGCAATGCTCTACGAAGCGGCTCATATCATGCTGGTGCGTTTGGCAAAGTGGTCCTGGCTCAAGGCCTGGGCCATGAAGATCGCCAGGCACCGCGGGATGAAGAAGGCGATCGTGGCGCTGGCGCGCCGGTTGGCGGTGATCATGCACCGCATCTGGGTTGACGGTACCGAGTTCCGATGGAGCCGGGAAGTTACAGCGGCGTGA